The proteins below come from a single Macrobrachium rosenbergii isolate ZJJX-2024 chromosome 50, ASM4041242v1, whole genome shotgun sequence genomic window:
- the LOC136832929 gene encoding uncharacterized protein, translating to MVSACSRATTTFLIAPHLPLVLCSQGLPSTSSSLGDVLLHTLGTTHQTTTAYNPAASGVVERFHKSLKASLKACCISESWKYQLPWVLLGMRTTPRANGGPSAAEMVFGESLVLLGELTAEDRDDLITQRLCDRVGKFAPCRRTCTDRTSPFMPPGLSSTTHVFVRNDVVRPPLTRPYRGLFLVLDRNKKAFREPVHGKDDWVSVDCHKPAFLEEELGGTSQSPPAGGGAPSARPACKKTPLASPEGLGSRQESNPTLPSAGYRRSRTHTPAGIEKARPPPPPQQIPAVIRRYLCLWGGSIVKSPLSGFSMTTSRFLRCLHS from the coding sequence ATGGTTTCTGCTTGCTCGAGGGCCACCACTACGTTTCTGATAGCACCGCACCTGCCTCTGGTATTGTGCTCACAGGGGTTACCCTCAACTTCTTCATCCCTTGGCGACGTCCTTCTCCACAccctggggaccactcaccaaaccaccactgcctacaaccccgcagccagtggagtggtggagaggttccacaagtccctgaaggcgtccctcaagGCTTGTTGCATCTCTGAgagttggaagtaccagctgccctgggtcctcctcgggatgaggaccacccccagagccaacggcggcccgtccgcagcagaaatgGTTTTCGGGGAGTCCCTCGTTCTCCTGGGGGAACTCACCGCGGAGGACCGGGACGACTTAATAACGCAAAGGCTctgcgacagggttgggaagtttgcCCCTTGCCGGCGGACAtgtaccgacaggacgtcccccttcatgcctcctggcctatcctccaccacccacgtcttcgtcaggaacgatgtcgtacgcccacccttaaccaggccctacagggggcttTTTCTCGTACTGGAcagaaacaagaaggcattccgggaGCCTGtccacgggaaggacgactgggtgtcggtagactgccacaagcccgcattcctggaggaagaactcgggggcacttcccaaagccccccTGCAGGAGGTGGTGCCCCCTCAGCCCGCCCTGCCTGCAAGAAAACCCCGCTGGCTTCCCCGGAAGGCCTCGGGTCCAGGCAGGAGAGCAACCCAACACTCCCATCCGCAGGGTACCGGAGAAGTCGAACACACACCCCAGCTGGCATTGAGAAGGCGCGGCCCCctccgccgccccagcagatacctgctgtGATTAGACGTTACCTATGtctttggggggggagtattgtaaagtccccgctcagcGGGTTCTCTATGACaacatcccgttttctacggtgccttcacagctga